ATGCGTTATACCTTTATTGAAAAAGTCTGCTCAAAGACTGTAAAAAAATGTCATGAGAGTAAAGAACATAGACGAAGCGTAAAGATTGACAGTGTTTTAACAAATAAATATCTTGCAATTCCAATGTTTTTAGCAATTATGTTTTTGGTGTTCTTTTTAACCTTTAACGTGATTGGAGCAGGACTTAGCGATTTGCTTGCGCTAGGTATTGATGCATTGACAAGGGTATGTGATAATGCCCTGACGGCATATGGAATGAATCCGGTGGTACATAGTCTTTTGATTGATGGTGTTTTTGCGGGAGTCGGAAGCGTGTTAAGTTTCCTTCCAATTATCGTGGTGCTGTTTTTCTTCCTGTCGATTTTAGAGGATTCCGGTTACATGGCGCGTGTTGCATTTGTGATGGACAAATCCTTGCGAAAAATCGGGTTATCGGGCAGAAGTTTTGTCCCGATGTTAATCGGGTTTGGTTGTACGGTTCCTGCCGTTATGGCAAGCAGAACGTTATCCTCAGAACGTGACCGTAAAATGACCATCATGCTGACTCCGTTTATCAGCTGCTCGGCAAAGATTCCAATTTATGCCGTATTTTCAGCGGCTTTCTTCCCGGGACATGAGGCACTTGTCATGATAGGGCTTTATGTGACAGGAATCGTGGTTGGTATTCTTGCCGCACTGATTTTGAACCGGACAATTTTCCGTGGAAATCCAATTCCATTTGTGATGGAGCTTCCGAATTATCGTTTTCCGTCCCTAAAGAGCGTCGGACAGTTGATGTGGGATAAGGCAAAAGATTTCATTGAACGTGCATTTACTGTTATTTTTGTCGCGACAATTATCATCTGGTTTTTGCAGACGTTCGACACAAGATTAAATGTTGTGTCTGACAGTTCAAAGAGTCTGCTGGCTTTGATTGGGCAGTGGATTGCGCCGGTATTTCGTCCGTTAGGCTTCGCAGACTGGAGAGTTTCCACTGCGCTGATTACCGGATTTACGGCAAAAGAGGCAGTGGTTAGTACCATGAGCGTTTTGACAGGAACTGCGACATCACAGCTTAGTACAACACTTGGTGGCATGTTTACACCGCTTTCTGCGGTCAGTTTCCTGCTGTTTACCTTACTCTATACGCCATGTGTTGCCGCAATTGCTGCAATCAGGCGTGAGATGGGAAAAACATGGCAGGCAGTTTTGATTGTCTGCTTACAATGTACGGTTGCATGGTTTATTGCATTCTTGTTTTATCAAATAGGAGGCTTGTTTTAAAGAATGAAGTGGCTGGACTGGTTTGTGCTTCTTTTTCTGCTTTTTTGGCTGATACTTGTCATCCGATATAGCTGGAAAAAGAGAAAAAATGGGGGATGTATGGACTGTGGTCATTGTAGCGGACAATGCTCCTCTTGCGGACAACATAAAAAATAAAATCAGAAACTGGTATAAAAGAAAAGGCTTTGGGCTTTCTTTCTATCATGGCATAGAGAGAAAGCACCATAGCTTTTTTCGTTGTATTAGTGCAAAATCTGTCAAAAGTATGAAACGAAACTTGTCGAAAGTACTATTTGTAGTTATAATTATAATAAAATTTATCGATAATTTCGAAAGGAAATGGTATAGTATGAAAAAGAAAATTATTTTTTTGACGGCGATGTTATGCTTAGGGTTAACCGCATGCGGGAAGACGGAGAAAACAGAGTCTGTCAATCCACAGGATTCCACAGAGCAGATGTCGCAGGAAAGTGACTCTGGGACAGTTTCTTTAACCGTATGGGGAGCTGAGGAAGACCAAGATCTTTTGAATAAGATGGTACAGAGTTTTGAAGAGGAATACAAAGGAGTGGCAAAATTTGATATTACGGTTGCGGCACAGAGTGAGTCAACCTGTAAGGATAGTTTGCTTGGAGATGTCCAGTCAGGGGCAGATGTATTTACCTTTGCAGATGACCAGTTAAAGACAATGGTTGCGGCAGGTGTGTTACAGCCGGTTGAGGATGATGATACAGTAAAATCTGAGAATCTTGAGGCTGCAGTTGAGGCATCTACCGTAAATGATACGTTATATGCATATCCAATGACGGCGGACAACGGATATTTTATGTATTACAATAAAGATTATTTTACAGATGAAGATGTGCAGACACTTGATCAGATGTTAAATGTTGCAGCAGCAAATGGCAAGAAGGTTGCAATGGACTGGACATCCGGCTGGTATTTGTATTCCTTCTTTGGCAATACTGGTATGGAACTGGGATTAAATGATGATGGAATTTCAAATTACTGTACCTGGAATGCAACAGATGGACAGATTAAGGGTGTGGATGTTGCAAATGCCATGCTTACGATTGCAGCCAATCCGGGATTTGGTAATATGACAGATTCAGATTTCATCGAAGGTGTCAAGAACGGAAGTGTAATCGCAGGCGTGAGCGGTGTCTGGGATGCGAATGGGTTAAAAGAAGTGTGGGGAGACAGTATGGGAGCTACCAAACTTCCAACTTACACCTGCGCAGGACAGCAGGTTCAGATGTCTTCTTTCTCCGGTTATAAGATAGTTGGTGTGAATGCATATTCCAAACATGTAGACTGGGCATCCAAGCTTGCAGAGTGGATTACAAATGAACAGAATCAGACCTTACGTTTCGAAGAGCGTGGACAGGGTCCATCCAATAAAAAAGCTTCTGAATCGGATGCAGTCAAACAGGCACCTGCCATTCAGGCAGTAATGCAGCAGGCAGAGTTCTCCAGTTTGCAGCGTATCGGAGAGGCTTATTGGAATCCGGTAACGGATTTTGGAACGACAATGGCTTCGTTAAATCCATCCGGTATGGATTTACAGGAATACATGGATAAAATGGTAAAAGAAATTACAGCATCATATGCAAAATAAGGGGGTGGCATCATGAAAAAGAAAAGAAGCATTCGCAACATGATTTTAATACCGGTTGCGGTATTGGGGCTCGTTGCGATTTTATCAAATCTGCTTTCGTTGACAAATATTCAAAAAGTAAATAAGAATGCGTCTGCAATTGCAGATGATTACATGGTCAGTATTGCAGAACTTAGCACTATACAAAGACAAGCTCAGGATATTCATAAATTGGCATTGTCTCATATCATTGCAACAGATTTTGATACCATGATTGGGATTGTAGATGATATCAATGAGCAGGAAAAAGTTTTAGACGGTTATCTGGATTCTTATCAGAAACATGTGTCTGGTAAGACGGAAGAGAATTATAACAATCTATTAGATAACTATGAGAACTTTAAATTAACCATCCGACAGCTTATGGCGTACAGTGCTAATAATAAGACGTCGGATGCATATGCCCTTGCAAATAATGACCTTGCAAACTATGGAAAAGCGATTGAGGAGAATATTACGACTATCCAAGAAGAAATCAATGCCGAGGCTGATGAAGGAAGAACATCGTTAGCAATGGTATATCATGCTTCTATTGTGGCAAGCATTCTCAATATTTTGGTTAGTGCTGCATCTGTGGCGGTTGCAGTTCTTATCGTTATTCGAAAAGTAGTGAAACCAATTAAGAAAACAGAAAAAGAACTTACGGATATTATTCATGAAATTGATCAAAGGCAAGGAGATCTTACCAGACGAGTTCCGATTGTATCCAATGACGAGATTGCGGAGCTTGGAACAGGTATCAACTTATTTATTGAGAAATTACAGCATATTTTCCGACTCTTAGGAAGTAATACCACAGAGATGAACACTGTTGTGACGGAAGTTCGTGAGAATGTCAGAACTTCAAACGACAGCGCTTCTGATTTGTCAGCTGCAACAGAGGAGCTTTCTGCAACAATGGAAGAAGTGGCAAGCAATGCAACGGTAATCAATGAGAATACAGAATCCGTCCGTGTTGAAGTAAATCTGATTTCGGACAAATCATCTGAGATGAATGCATATTCCAAAGAGATGCGTGCCCGTGCAGATCAGATGGGCAATGCAGCAAAAGAAAATATGGCTGTGACAAGTGAAAAAGTAAATCAGATTATGTCTGTATTGAATCAGGCGATTGAAGACAGTAAGAGTGTAGACCAGGTTGATAATTTAACAAACGATATTTTAAATATTTCCGGACAGACAAACCTTCTTGCTTTAAATGCGTCCATTGAGGCAGCAAGGGCAGGGGAGGCAGGAAAAGGATTTGCCGTTGTCGCAGAGGAGATTGGAGAACTTGCAAATTCAAGCCGTGAGACTGCAAACCGTATTCAGGAAATCAACAGTGTAGTAACGTCAGCTGTACATAATCTTGCAGACCACGCACAGAGTCTGGTAGCTTACATGAATGAAAGTATTTTGCCAGAGTTTGAGAACTTCGTTACTGCAGGTGGACAGTATAAAGATGACGCAACCCATGTTGAGACGGTCATGAATGAATTTGCGGATAAGACCGATGCCTTAAGAAATTCAATGAATGAAATTGCAGATTCTATTCAGACAATCACAACAGCGATTGACGAAGGTGTTGAAGGTGTAACCGGAGCGGCAAACAGTACGCAGGTATTGGTAACAGACCTTGATAATATCTTAAAGAACATGGATCGCAACCATGAGATTGTAACAACACTTCATGATGAGACCACAATCTTTACCAATTTATAATGGTATGCAAATTGTAAAAAAATTGCATAGAGCAGACAATTGCGAAAGGGGCTGATTTTTCAGCCCCTTTTTCTTCCACATAAAATATTTTAAGTGGGCAAAGGTTTCTGTGGACTTCCTATCTTGTCAGATGATAAGAATTGTTATATAATATCGTAAGGTTTTGTATACAAAGAGGAAGAGGCGTCAGAAAGCTGCGTCCTTTGAAAAAGTTAGGAGAATAGATATGAGTAAAGTAAGAACAAGATTTGCACCAAGTCCAACCGGTAGAATGCATGTAGGAAATTTGCGTTCTGCATTATATGAATATTTAATTGCAAAACATGCAGGCGGAGACTTTATGCTTCGTATTGAAGATACAGATCAGGAGCGTTTCGTGGAAGGTGCGGTTGATATTATTTATCGTACGATGGAGAAAACAGGTTTGGTTCATGATGAGGGACCAGATAAAGATGGTGGAGTAGGCCCTTATGTACAGAGTGAGCGTATGAAAACCGGAATCTACATGAAATACGCAAAAGAGTTAGTAGAAAAAGGCGAAGCGTATTATTGTTTCTGTGATAAAGAGCGTTTAGACTCCTTAAAAACAGAGGTTGTCGATGGAAAAGAGATTATGATTTATGACAAACATTGTCTGTCTTTATCCAAAGAAGAGGTAGAGGCAAACCTTGCAGCCGGAAAGCCTTTTGTCATCAGACAGAATATTCCAAATGAAGGAACCACAACGTTCCATGATGAACTTTATGGAGATATTACAGTAGAAAATTCTGAGTTAGACGATATGATTTTAATCAAATCCGATGGATATCCAACCTATAACTTTGCAAACGTTGTAGATGATCATACCATGAACATTACACACGTGGTAAGAGGAAATGAATACCTTTCTTCCTCTCCAAAATATCAGCGTTTATACGATGCATTTGGATGGGAATCACCGGTATACATTCATTTGCCACTGATTACCGATGAAAATCACAAGAAGCTTTCTAAGAGATGTGGTCATTCTTCTTTTGAAGATTTATTAGATCAGGGATTTTTGACAGAGGCAATTGTAAACTACATCGCACTCTTAGGATGGAGCCCGGAAGATAACCGTGAGATTTTCTCATTAGAAGAGCTTGTAAAAGAATTCGATTATCACAGAATCAGCAAATCACCGGCTGTATTTGATTACACAAAATTAAAATGGATGAATGGTGAGTACATCAAAGCGATGGATTTTGATAAATTCTATGAGATGGCACTTCCATACATCAAAGAAGTCATCACAAAAGATATGGACTTTAAGAAGATTGCAGCAATGGTAAAAACAAGAATCGAGGTATTCCCGGAAATCAAAGATCATATTGATTTCTTAGAGGAACTTCCAGAGTATGATGTTGCTATGTATACACATAAGAAGATGAAGACCAATGCAGAGACTTCTTTACAGGTGTTAACAGAGGTTCTTCCAATCTTAGAGGCACAGGAAGATTACTGCAACGATGCTTTGTATGCAACACTTTGCGACTATGTAAAAGAAAAAGAGGTAAAGAACGGCTATGTAATGTGGCCAATCCGTACTGCTGTTTCCGGTAAACAGATGACACCGGGAGGTGCAACAGAGTTGATGGAATTGCTTGGAAAAGAAGAATCCATTCGCAGAATCAAAAAAGGTATTGAACTTTTAAGCAATGCAAATTAAGTATTTTAAATAGAAAGTGCAGTCTGCACTTTCTATTTCTTTCTTAGAAGGAGAACAATATTCAATGAGTTTTAACAAGTCTCAGGAAGAGGCCATTCATCATAAGGATGGTCCTTGTCTTACATTAGCCGGTCCCGGATCGGGCAAAACTCTTGTCATCACAGAACGAACCAAATATCTGATTACAGAATATGGAATCGACCCTTCCCACATTTTAGTCATCACATTTACGAAAGCGGCTGCACTTGAAATGAAGGCGCGTTTTTTAAAACTGATGGGAACCGATTCTTGTCAGGTCACGTTTGGAACCTTTCACGCAGTGTATTTTAGCGTCCTAAAACACGCCTATCATTATTCTGCGTCCAATATTATAAGGGAAGACCAAAAGTATCAGTTCATGCGTGAAATCATCCAGAGACAGTATTTGGAATATGAGGATGAGACGGAATTTATCACCTCTATTTTGGGAGAAATCAGTACCGTCAAAAATTCTGGGATTGATCTGGCACATTATTATGCAAAAAACTGCGCAGAAGAAGTGTTTCGTAAGATTTA
This genomic window from Roseburia sp. 831b contains:
- the gltX gene encoding glutamate--tRNA ligase, with translation MSKVRTRFAPSPTGRMHVGNLRSALYEYLIAKHAGGDFMLRIEDTDQERFVEGAVDIIYRTMEKTGLVHDEGPDKDGGVGPYVQSERMKTGIYMKYAKELVEKGEAYYCFCDKERLDSLKTEVVDGKEIMIYDKHCLSLSKEEVEANLAAGKPFVIRQNIPNEGTTTFHDELYGDITVENSELDDMILIKSDGYPTYNFANVVDDHTMNITHVVRGNEYLSSSPKYQRLYDAFGWESPVYIHLPLITDENHKKLSKRCGHSSFEDLLDQGFLTEAIVNYIALLGWSPEDNREIFSLEELVKEFDYHRISKSPAVFDYTKLKWMNGEYIKAMDFDKFYEMALPYIKEVITKDMDFKKIAAMVKTRIEVFPEIKDHIDFLEELPEYDVAMYTHKKMKTNAETSLQVLTEVLPILEAQEDYCNDALYATLCDYVKEKEVKNGYVMWPIRTAVSGKQMTPGGATELMELLGKEESIRRIKKGIELLSNAN
- a CDS encoding extracellular solute-binding protein, which encodes MKKKIIFLTAMLCLGLTACGKTEKTESVNPQDSTEQMSQESDSGTVSLTVWGAEEDQDLLNKMVQSFEEEYKGVAKFDITVAAQSESTCKDSLLGDVQSGADVFTFADDQLKTMVAAGVLQPVEDDDTVKSENLEAAVEASTVNDTLYAYPMTADNGYFMYYNKDYFTDEDVQTLDQMLNVAAANGKKVAMDWTSGWYLYSFFGNTGMELGLNDDGISNYCTWNATDGQIKGVDVANAMLTIAANPGFGNMTDSDFIEGVKNGSVIAGVSGVWDANGLKEVWGDSMGATKLPTYTCAGQQVQMSSFSGYKIVGVNAYSKHVDWASKLAEWITNEQNQTLRFEERGQGPSNKKASESDAVKQAPAIQAVMQQAEFSSLQRIGEAYWNPVTDFGTTMASLNPSGMDLQEYMDKMVKEITASYAK
- a CDS encoding FeoB-associated Cys-rich membrane protein, which encodes MKWLDWFVLLFLLFWLILVIRYSWKKRKNGGCMDCGHCSGQCSSCGQHKK
- a CDS encoding methyl-accepting chemotaxis protein, producing MKKKRSIRNMILIPVAVLGLVAILSNLLSLTNIQKVNKNASAIADDYMVSIAELSTIQRQAQDIHKLALSHIIATDFDTMIGIVDDINEQEKVLDGYLDSYQKHVSGKTEENYNNLLDNYENFKLTIRQLMAYSANNKTSDAYALANNDLANYGKAIEENITTIQEEINAEADEGRTSLAMVYHASIVASILNILVSAASVAVAVLIVIRKVVKPIKKTEKELTDIIHEIDQRQGDLTRRVPIVSNDEIAELGTGINLFIEKLQHIFRLLGSNTTEMNTVVTEVRENVRTSNDSASDLSAATEELSATMEEVASNATVINENTESVRVEVNLISDKSSEMNAYSKEMRARADQMGNAAKENMAVTSEKVNQIMSVLNQAIEDSKSVDQVDNLTNDILNISGQTNLLALNASIEAARAGEAGKGFAVVAEEIGELANSSRETANRIQEINSVVTSAVHNLADHAQSLVAYMNESILPEFENFVTAGGQYKDDATHVETVMNEFADKTDALRNSMNEIADSIQTITTAIDEGVEGVTGAANSTQVLVTDLDNILKNMDRNHEIVTTLHDETTIFTNL